From a region of the Microbacterium sp. nov. GSS16 genome:
- a CDS encoding helix-turn-helix domain-containing protein: MGTDSKGPIDWHLRALMAEAGMFQTTELLAPLREQGIVLSREQVYRLVTKAPERLNVEVLAALCRIFGCQPNDLITVVARPAAAKKTGTGRGRDTAIGDLRPVRARLHRPADPGR; encoded by the coding sequence ATGGGGACTGACTCGAAGGGGCCGATCGACTGGCACCTGCGTGCTCTGATGGCCGAGGCTGGGATGTTCCAGACCACGGAGCTGCTCGCGCCGCTGCGCGAGCAGGGCATCGTCTTGTCCCGCGAGCAGGTGTATCGACTGGTCACCAAAGCACCGGAGCGGTTGAACGTCGAAGTTCTTGCGGCGCTGTGCCGCATCTTCGGATGCCAGCCGAACGACCTCATCACTGTCGTGGCGCGACCGGCAGCGGCGAAGAAGACGGGCACTGGGCGGGGGCGTGACACGGCGATCGGGGACCTTCGTCCTGTGCGTGCGCGACTTCATCGTCCCGCCGATCCAGGCCGATGA
- a CDS encoding TetR/AcrR family transcriptional regulator C-terminal domain-containing protein, whose protein sequence is MAQKQARLDRAAVLRGARHVLNNTGIDGFTTRALAAHLRVQQPALYWHFRTKGHLLGSLAADVLDREHHASLPESGERWDDFLLRNARSFRTALLAVRDGARLHAEFHRQKSDQMPAGSDAPESQIEFLVSEGFAEVSAVRALMAISRYTVGFVLEEQTALDNGCEPVDQDLDFEFGLVAMVEGLASKR, encoded by the coding sequence ATGGCTCAGAAACAAGCGCGACTCGATCGTGCAGCAGTCTTGCGCGGTGCGAGGCATGTGCTCAATAACACGGGGATCGACGGTTTCACCACGCGGGCGCTGGCTGCGCATCTGCGGGTGCAGCAGCCAGCGCTCTACTGGCACTTTCGGACAAAGGGCCACCTGCTCGGATCGCTCGCAGCTGATGTGCTTGATCGCGAACACCACGCCTCACTCCCAGAGTCAGGGGAGCGCTGGGACGACTTTCTCCTGCGCAACGCGCGGAGCTTCCGGACAGCGCTTCTGGCAGTCCGGGATGGAGCACGGCTGCACGCAGAGTTTCACCGTCAAAAGAGTGACCAGATGCCAGCGGGCTCGGATGCCCCCGAAAGTCAGATCGAGTTTCTCGTGTCCGAAGGATTCGCTGAGGTCTCTGCGGTCCGAGCTCTCATGGCTATCAGCCGCTATACGGTCGGTTTCGTACTAGAAGAACAAACAGCGCTCGACAACGGATGTGAGCCTGTCGATCAAGACCTAGATTTCGAGTTCGGGTTAGTTGCAATGGTTGAAGGGCTGGCATCAAAGCGATGA
- a CDS encoding ArsR/SmtB family transcription factor — protein sequence MSLPVTIEQSTCCVPRITASITPEEAERSARVFKAIGDPTRVMLLSLIAGTEGGEACICDLIEPVGLSQGTVSHHMKLLTDAGLVTREQRGKWAYFALNDGALEAAADALRPAALGSAN from the coding sequence ATGAGCCTTCCCGTGACCATCGAGCAGAGCACGTGCTGCGTGCCGCGCATCACCGCATCGATCACCCCCGAGGAGGCCGAGCGTTCCGCTCGGGTGTTCAAGGCCATCGGTGATCCGACCCGCGTGATGCTGCTCTCCCTTATCGCCGGCACCGAAGGCGGCGAGGCCTGCATCTGCGACCTCATCGAGCCGGTCGGATTGTCACAGGGGACGGTCTCGCACCACATGAAGCTCCTCACCGACGCCGGGCTTGTCACCCGCGAACAGCGCGGGAAGTGGGCGTACTTCGCGCTCAACGACGGGGCGCTCGAGGCGGCCGCGGATGCGCTGCGACCTGCCGCGCTGGGCAGTGCGAACTAG
- the trxB gene encoding thioredoxin-disulfide reductase produces MSIQEVELVIVGSGPAGFTAAIYAARANLAPVVIAGSVTTGGALMTTTEVENFPGFVDPVNGPELMESMRQQAERFGARILLDDAIRVDLEGPIKVIETGAGEAFHARAVILAMGSAYRKLGLADEERLTGRGVSWCATCDGFFFREQEILVVGGGDSAMEEALFLTRFAPKVTIVHRRDEFRASKIMAQRVLDHPKIEVAWNSEVARLNGAEKLESVTLRDTVTGAERDLPATGLFVAIGHDPRSELVTGTVDTDAAGFVLVDHPSTRTNLSGVFAAGDLVDHTYRQAITAAGTGCAAAQDAQHFLAAFENATAPLDALTETEEVFA; encoded by the coding sequence ATGTCGATTCAAGAGGTTGAGCTGGTCATCGTCGGGTCCGGCCCTGCGGGGTTCACCGCTGCGATCTACGCGGCCCGTGCGAACCTGGCGCCCGTGGTGATCGCCGGCTCCGTGACGACCGGTGGCGCACTGATGACCACGACCGAGGTGGAGAACTTCCCCGGCTTCGTCGACCCGGTCAACGGCCCGGAACTGATGGAGTCGATGCGTCAGCAGGCCGAGCGCTTCGGTGCCCGCATCCTCCTCGATGACGCGATCCGCGTCGACCTCGAGGGACCGATCAAGGTCATCGAGACGGGTGCAGGGGAGGCCTTCCACGCCCGCGCGGTGATCCTCGCGATGGGGTCGGCGTACCGCAAGCTCGGCCTCGCGGACGAGGAGCGCCTCACGGGCCGCGGAGTGTCCTGGTGCGCCACCTGCGATGGGTTCTTCTTCCGCGAGCAGGAGATCCTCGTCGTCGGCGGAGGCGACTCCGCGATGGAGGAGGCCCTGTTCCTCACCCGCTTCGCCCCCAAGGTGACGATCGTGCACCGCCGCGACGAGTTCCGGGCATCGAAGATCATGGCGCAGCGCGTTCTCGACCACCCGAAGATCGAGGTCGCCTGGAACAGCGAAGTCGCACGCCTCAACGGCGCCGAGAAGCTCGAGTCCGTCACGCTTCGCGACACCGTCACCGGCGCCGAGCGCGACCTGCCCGCGACGGGGCTCTTCGTGGCCATCGGCCACGACCCCCGCTCCGAGCTCGTCACCGGAACGGTCGACACCGACGCCGCCGGCTTCGTACTCGTCGATCACCCCTCGACCCGCACGAACCTCTCCGGCGTCTTCGCCGCCGGCGACCTCGTCGACCACACCTACCGGCAGGCGATCACCGCCGCCGGCACAGGTTGCGCCGCAGCGCAGGACGCCCAGCACTTCCTCGCCGCCTTCGAGAACGCGACCGCGCCTCTGGACGCCCTGACCGAGACCGAGGAGGTCTTCGCATGA
- the arsB gene encoding ACR3 family arsenite efflux transporter yields the protein MTTATTTPARAATRRLSTLDRWLPLWIGLAMVAGLLLGRFVPALSDLLGRMEVGGISVPIGLGLLVMMYPVLAKVRYDRIAAVTGDKKLLISSLVLNWLVGPAVMFALAWIFLPDLPEYRTGLIIVGLARCIAMVVIWNDLACGDREATAVLVAINSVFQVVAFSLLGWFYLTVLPGWLGLDTQGLEISVWQIALNVLVFLGVPLVAGFASRWIGERRRGRDWYEEKFLPVIGPWALYGLLFTIVLLFALQGKQVTSHPLDVARIAIPLLAYFAIMWFTGILTGKALGLNYARSTSLAFTAAGNNFELAIAVAIGTFGAASGQALAGVVGPLIEVPVLVGLVYVSLWAARAWFHTDPYTGERITS from the coding sequence ATGACCACCGCAACCACCACCCCTGCCCGGGCCGCAACCCGGCGGCTCTCCACACTGGACAGGTGGCTGCCGCTGTGGATCGGGCTCGCCATGGTCGCGGGTCTGCTTCTGGGGCGGTTCGTGCCGGCGCTGTCGGATCTGCTCGGCCGGATGGAGGTCGGCGGCATCTCGGTGCCGATCGGGCTCGGACTGCTGGTGATGATGTACCCGGTGCTGGCGAAGGTCCGCTACGACCGGATCGCCGCCGTCACGGGAGACAAGAAGCTCCTGATCTCCTCGCTGGTGCTGAACTGGCTGGTCGGCCCGGCCGTGATGTTCGCATTGGCCTGGATCTTCCTGCCCGACCTGCCCGAGTACCGCACCGGACTGATCATCGTCGGGCTCGCCCGCTGCATCGCGATGGTCGTGATCTGGAACGACCTCGCCTGCGGCGACCGTGAGGCGACCGCCGTACTGGTCGCGATCAACTCGGTGTTCCAGGTGGTCGCGTTCTCGCTGCTGGGCTGGTTCTACCTGACCGTGCTGCCCGGGTGGCTCGGGCTGGACACCCAGGGGCTGGAGATCTCGGTCTGGCAGATCGCGCTGAACGTGCTCGTCTTCCTCGGCGTGCCGCTGGTCGCCGGCTTCGCGTCCCGGTGGATCGGCGAGCGGCGCCGCGGCCGCGACTGGTACGAGGAGAAGTTCCTGCCCGTGATCGGACCGTGGGCGCTGTACGGGCTGCTGTTCACCATCGTGCTGCTGTTCGCTCTGCAAGGAAAGCAGGTGACGTCCCATCCCCTGGATGTCGCGCGCATCGCCATCCCGCTGCTGGCGTACTTCGCGATCATGTGGTTCACCGGCATCCTCACCGGCAAGGCACTCGGGCTGAACTATGCCCGCTCCACCTCGCTGGCCTTCACTGCAGCGGGCAACAACTTCGAACTCGCGATCGCCGTCGCCATCGGCACCTTCGGCGCCGCCTCCGGCCAGGCCCTCGCCGGCGTGGTCGGCCCGCTCATCGAAGTGCCCGTCCTGGTCGGGCTCGTCTACGTCTCACTCTGGGCGGCCCGAGCCTGGTTCCACACCGATCCGTACACCGGCGAAAGGATCACCTCATGA
- the mobF gene encoding MobF family relaxase — protein sequence MTISIRVMTAGDGYRYLLNAVVAGDGDRDASSALTRYYLEAGTPPGIWLGAGLPGLAGEIAVGASVSEEQLRRLMGHGQDPNSGEQLGRPYRKFATAGERTQRRLDQLPKSLTAGERTAQQALIEAEEAQKPTNAPVAGFDLTFSVPKSVSTLWAVADGGTQALIAQAHHAAIRDMIALLERDVAMTRVGAKGARGAVAQVDVRGVIATAYDHYDSRAADPQLHTHIVVANRVQAAHDGKWRTLDSRAIHAAVTGLSEHYNAVLSDHLTQILGVGWEARERGAGRSTAWEIVGVPQELMDEFSSRTRDIEQVKDRLVDDYVSKHGRQPSPKLVWQFRQQATLETRPPKQQHSLSDLTSQWRERATALLGEDAPTWASALLAGSEHEPLLRADDIPLEDLEEVAEVVVQQVGDRRATWKRWNLHAEAVRQTMALRFASANDRDVITQQIVDAAERVSLRLTPPELAKSPSLFRRADGSSVFRPKAGTVFSSEQVLAAEDRLLGASNDRSAPTVPLAWIEDAARTKNRDGHTLSVDQEQAIAKIGVSGRVLDVLVGPAGTGKTTTMRALRRAWERRYGPGSVTGLAPSAAAADVLAGDLEIGTENTAKWLHEHRLGKWNLTRGQLVIIDEASLGGTFALDAITSHAQQVGAKVLLVGDWAQLAAVDAGGAFGMLVRDRGDAPELVDVRRFRNDWEKQASLQLRIGDTDVIDTYIAHQRVTPGGYDEILEAAYQAWRTDLAAGKSTVLIAETLDTVSALNTRARTDRILQGDVAVDGVKLHDGNEVSRGDLIITRENNRRLSLGRSWVKNGDRWHVAHANDDGSLTVRRAGSKRRTTITLPVSYVAEHVDLG from the coding sequence GTGACGATCTCGATCAGGGTCATGACCGCTGGGGACGGGTACCGGTACCTGCTGAACGCAGTTGTCGCTGGCGACGGGGATCGCGATGCGTCGTCAGCGCTGACAAGGTACTACCTTGAAGCAGGAACGCCTCCCGGCATCTGGCTCGGGGCCGGCCTCCCAGGACTCGCCGGAGAGATCGCCGTCGGTGCCTCGGTGAGCGAGGAGCAGTTACGGCGCCTCATGGGGCACGGGCAGGATCCGAACAGCGGCGAGCAACTGGGGCGTCCGTACCGAAAGTTTGCCACCGCGGGCGAGCGGACGCAGCGCCGCCTCGATCAGCTCCCGAAGTCCCTTACCGCAGGTGAGCGTACCGCGCAGCAAGCGCTGATCGAGGCGGAGGAAGCACAGAAGCCAACGAATGCGCCGGTCGCAGGGTTCGATCTCACGTTCTCGGTCCCGAAGTCCGTCTCGACCCTCTGGGCAGTTGCCGACGGCGGCACGCAAGCACTCATTGCCCAAGCTCACCACGCAGCGATCCGAGACATGATCGCCCTACTCGAGCGCGACGTCGCGATGACCAGGGTCGGCGCGAAAGGGGCGCGTGGCGCCGTCGCGCAAGTCGACGTGCGGGGTGTGATTGCGACTGCCTACGATCATTACGATTCTCGGGCCGCGGATCCACAACTCCACACGCACATTGTCGTCGCCAACCGCGTGCAAGCAGCTCATGACGGGAAGTGGCGCACGCTCGATTCTCGCGCTATCCACGCCGCCGTCACCGGCCTATCGGAGCATTACAACGCGGTCCTCTCGGACCATCTCACTCAGATCCTCGGCGTCGGGTGGGAAGCCCGTGAGCGCGGTGCGGGGCGCTCCACGGCGTGGGAGATCGTTGGCGTGCCGCAGGAGCTGATGGACGAGTTCTCTTCCCGTACTCGCGATATCGAGCAGGTCAAAGACCGGCTGGTCGACGACTACGTCTCGAAGCACGGGAGGCAGCCGTCCCCGAAGCTGGTGTGGCAGTTCCGGCAGCAGGCCACGCTCGAGACTCGGCCCCCGAAGCAGCAGCACTCTCTCAGCGATCTCACCTCCCAGTGGCGAGAACGCGCGACCGCGTTGCTGGGTGAGGACGCGCCAACCTGGGCGTCGGCACTGCTCGCCGGTAGTGAGCACGAACCGTTGCTGCGGGCAGACGATATCCCGTTGGAGGATCTCGAGGAGGTCGCCGAGGTCGTGGTGCAGCAGGTCGGTGACCGGCGAGCGACGTGGAAACGGTGGAACCTCCACGCGGAGGCCGTGCGACAGACGATGGCTCTCCGCTTCGCGTCCGCGAACGACCGGGACGTCATCACCCAGCAGATCGTCGATGCCGCAGAACGGGTCTCGCTGCGCCTCACTCCGCCCGAGCTCGCGAAGAGCCCCTCGCTGTTTCGTCGCGCGGACGGGTCGAGCGTGTTCCGACCCAAAGCCGGAACGGTGTTCTCCTCCGAGCAGGTGCTCGCGGCAGAAGACCGACTCCTTGGCGCGTCGAATGATCGGTCGGCGCCGACCGTACCGCTGGCATGGATCGAGGACGCTGCCAGAACGAAGAACCGCGACGGGCACACCCTGTCGGTGGACCAGGAGCAGGCGATCGCGAAGATCGGCGTCTCCGGCCGCGTCCTCGACGTACTCGTCGGCCCCGCAGGGACTGGGAAGACCACAACGATGCGTGCCCTGCGCCGAGCCTGGGAGCGACGCTACGGGCCAGGCTCGGTGACCGGGCTCGCGCCCTCGGCCGCTGCCGCCGACGTCCTCGCCGGGGATCTGGAGATCGGGACGGAGAACACGGCGAAGTGGCTGCATGAGCATCGCCTCGGGAAATGGAACCTCACGCGCGGACAGCTCGTCATCATCGACGAAGCCTCCTTGGGTGGCACGTTCGCGCTCGATGCCATCACCAGTCACGCCCAGCAGGTCGGCGCGAAAGTGCTGCTCGTGGGCGATTGGGCGCAACTCGCAGCGGTGGACGCGGGCGGCGCGTTCGGGATGCTCGTGCGTGACCGCGGCGACGCCCCGGAACTGGTCGATGTGCGTCGCTTCCGAAACGACTGGGAGAAGCAGGCGTCCCTGCAGTTGCGGATCGGCGACACCGACGTCATCGATACCTACATTGCGCACCAGCGCGTCACGCCGGGCGGATATGACGAGATTCTCGAAGCCGCCTACCAAGCCTGGCGCACAGACCTCGCAGCGGGAAAGAGCACGGTGCTGATCGCGGAAACCCTCGACACGGTCTCTGCGCTCAACACCCGCGCCCGCACCGACCGAATCCTCCAGGGCGACGTCGCTGTGGACGGCGTCAAACTCCATGACGGCAACGAAGTTTCCCGCGGAGATCTCATCATCACCCGCGAGAACAATCGGCGCCTCTCGCTCGGGCGAAGCTGGGTGAAAAACGGCGACCGCTGGCACGTCGCCCATGCGAACGACGACGGATCCCTCACCGTGCGGCGGGCAGGATCGAAGCGGCGCACCACGATCACGCTGCCCGTGAGCTACGTCGCCGAGCACGTCGACCTCGGCTAG
- a CDS encoding tyrosine-type recombinase/integrase translates to MRSGSDVDGRSSLRLTGNVVALDEGKYVFESMLDGWANQQTSRGLQATTIDSRRRFIEDFAEFCAAYPWQWQPRDLEDYSVRVRPGKGPLKRSTIRGYQTRIRLFCDFLTDPRYGWQAECLARFGDAPQQICHDWNTISHLLDHEGDPGRRALTFDELERFFDAADARVEAIVRARRKGALAALRNAQMFKTIYAFGLRRSECIGLDVADLRSNPVAPGFGSFGAVYVRHGKGSRGTGPKRRTVLTLPEFDWVVDGLTHWVDQGRPRVVGDWETDILWPTERRTRIGGRYLNDRFAELRDEAGLPEELVLHSLRHTYVTNLIEWGYSEKFVQDQVGHTFASTTAIYTSVGDDYKNRVLADALKRNTEDRDGD, encoded by the coding sequence GTGCGTTCTGGTTCAGATGTTGATGGTCGCTCTTCGCTGCGGCTGACAGGAAATGTCGTCGCCCTCGATGAGGGGAAGTACGTCTTCGAGTCGATGCTGGATGGCTGGGCGAACCAGCAGACAAGTCGCGGTTTGCAGGCGACCACCATCGATTCGCGCCGGCGGTTCATCGAGGATTTCGCCGAGTTCTGCGCGGCGTACCCGTGGCAGTGGCAGCCGCGGGATCTCGAGGACTATTCAGTGCGCGTGCGACCCGGCAAGGGTCCCTTGAAGCGGTCAACGATTCGGGGGTATCAGACGAGGATCCGTCTGTTCTGCGACTTCCTCACTGACCCGCGGTACGGCTGGCAGGCGGAGTGTCTGGCTCGGTTCGGGGATGCGCCGCAGCAGATCTGCCATGACTGGAACACGATCTCGCACCTGCTCGACCATGAGGGGGATCCCGGGCGACGTGCGCTCACTTTCGATGAGCTGGAGCGGTTCTTCGATGCTGCGGATGCTCGGGTCGAGGCGATCGTACGTGCCAGGAGGAAGGGTGCGCTTGCTGCGCTCCGGAACGCGCAGATGTTCAAGACCATCTACGCCTTTGGGCTGCGGCGTTCCGAGTGCATTGGGCTCGACGTTGCCGATCTGCGGTCGAACCCGGTGGCCCCGGGGTTCGGGAGTTTCGGAGCGGTGTATGTCCGGCACGGGAAGGGCAGTCGGGGCACCGGTCCGAAGCGACGGACCGTGCTGACTCTGCCCGAATTCGACTGGGTCGTTGACGGCCTCACCCATTGGGTGGACCAGGGCCGGCCGCGGGTGGTCGGTGATTGGGAGACGGACATCCTCTGGCCGACGGAGCGCAGGACCAGAATCGGTGGCCGCTACCTGAACGACCGTTTCGCCGAGCTGCGCGACGAAGCCGGACTTCCGGAAGAGCTGGTTCTGCACTCGCTGCGGCACACCTATGTGACGAACCTCATCGAGTGGGGCTACAGCGAGAAGTTCGTGCAGGATCAGGTGGGCCACACGTTCGCTTCGACGACGGCGATCTACACGTCTGTCGGGGACGACTATAAGAACCGGGTGCTCGCTGATGCGCTCAAGAGGAACACGGAGGACCGTGATGGGGACTGA
- the trxA gene encoding thioredoxin — protein sequence MSTLTAVTDATFQDEVLGSDLPVVVDIWATWCGPCRQVAPLLEQLAAEYEGRVKIVKVDADQNPETVIAAGVTSIPTLGFYRDGTRTDILIGAHPKPVIAEKIEGLLA from the coding sequence ATGAGCACGCTCACCGCCGTCACCGACGCGACGTTCCAGGACGAGGTCCTCGGCTCCGACCTCCCCGTCGTGGTGGATATCTGGGCCACCTGGTGCGGGCCGTGCCGGCAGGTCGCCCCGCTGCTCGAGCAGCTCGCTGCCGAGTACGAGGGGCGCGTGAAGATCGTCAAGGTCGACGCCGACCAGAACCCCGAGACAGTGATCGCCGCCGGCGTCACCTCCATCCCCACTCTCGGCTTCTACCGCGACGGCACACGCACGGACATCCTCATCGGCGCGCACCCGAAGCCTGTCATCGCCGAGAAGATCGAAGGACTGCTCGCATGA
- a CDS encoding NAD(P)-binding domain-containing protein, whose amino-acid sequence MSELPVVVIGAGPQGLAAAAHLTERGVDAVVVERGGSAGAAVSEWGHVRLFSGWPELTDAAARRLLEPTGWTAPASGYPTGAEWVSEYLSPLADALGDRVLYGTTVTGVARQGRDKVVASGRKAQPFVVHTVDQDGRDGRILASSVIDATGTWSLPNPAGADGYPAVGETAASERISYRIPDDVFELAGSHVVVVGAGHSATHAVLRLSELARREPVTKVTWLLRRGSATNVFGGGTGDELPERAALGSRARKVIEAGVVEVVTGFRVAEFQQDGDTLTILAENGQEISGVTRVFALTGFRPDTSILREVRIELDGSLDAVAGIASEIDPNIHSCGSVGATGARQLAQPEKDLFIVGAKSYGRAPTFLALTGYEQVRSVAAHLAGDHEAADRNELVLPDTGVCGGAGGFDAEGSSCCATPSVLQIGSRPVTVG is encoded by the coding sequence ATGTCTGAGCTTCCTGTCGTCGTCATCGGTGCCGGTCCGCAGGGCCTGGCTGCAGCCGCCCACCTGACCGAACGCGGCGTTGACGCCGTGGTCGTCGAGCGGGGCGGCTCGGCCGGTGCTGCCGTGTCCGAGTGGGGACACGTGCGACTGTTCTCCGGGTGGCCGGAGCTCACCGATGCCGCAGCGCGACGCCTTCTCGAGCCGACCGGCTGGACGGCGCCAGCAAGCGGCTACCCGACCGGGGCTGAGTGGGTCAGCGAGTACCTTTCCCCGCTCGCCGACGCTCTGGGCGACCGGGTGCTCTACGGCACCACCGTCACCGGTGTCGCTCGTCAGGGTCGAGACAAGGTCGTCGCGAGCGGCCGGAAGGCGCAGCCGTTCGTCGTGCACACGGTCGACCAGGACGGCCGTGATGGCCGCATCCTCGCCAGCTCTGTAATCGACGCGACCGGCACGTGGTCACTTCCGAACCCCGCGGGCGCTGACGGATACCCCGCGGTCGGCGAGACGGCTGCCTCGGAGCGCATCTCATACCGGATCCCAGACGACGTGTTCGAGCTGGCCGGCTCGCACGTGGTCGTCGTCGGCGCCGGCCACTCCGCGACGCACGCAGTGCTGCGCCTGAGTGAGTTGGCGCGTCGCGAGCCGGTCACCAAGGTGACCTGGCTGCTGCGCCGCGGGAGTGCAACGAACGTGTTCGGCGGCGGAACGGGAGATGAGCTGCCCGAGCGGGCCGCACTCGGCTCCCGCGCACGCAAGGTCATCGAAGCCGGCGTCGTCGAGGTCGTCACCGGGTTCCGCGTCGCGGAGTTCCAGCAGGACGGCGACACGCTCACGATCCTCGCCGAGAACGGCCAGGAGATCTCGGGTGTCACGCGCGTCTTCGCCCTCACCGGGTTCCGCCCCGACACCAGCATCCTGCGGGAGGTGCGCATCGAGCTCGACGGATCGCTGGACGCCGTGGCCGGGATCGCCTCGGAGATCGACCCCAACATCCACTCCTGCGGCTCGGTGGGAGCGACCGGCGCACGCCAGCTCGCACAGCCGGAGAAGGACCTGTTCATCGTCGGTGCGAAGTCCTACGGCCGCGCCCCCACCTTCCTCGCGCTCACCGGCTACGAGCAGGTGCGCAGCGTCGCAGCCCACCTTGCCGGCGACCATGAGGCCGCGGACCGCAACGAGCTTGTCCTGCCCGACACCGGAGTGTGCGGCGGCGCCGGCGGCTTCGACGCCGAAGGCAGCAGCTGCTGCGCCACGCCGTCCGTGCTGCAGATCGGCTCGCGCCCCGTCACCGTCGGCTGA
- a CDS encoding response regulator: protein MTPEDRTDTPPIRVLIADDDQLVRTGVAAILASATDLDITALASNGHEAVDAAATHRVDVALLDIQMPRLDGIGALREIRHRLPELPIAMLTTFSDDHLIADAINAGALGFLLKSDEPQQLIAGVRALAHGGGAFSPRVARWLAAEQRAGHRTRTARDELTALLTERQIELLTHIARGLSNAQIGRAMHLSEGTVKQYVSQLFNTLGIDNRVHAAITAYRHGLIT from the coding sequence ATGACCCCGGAGGATCGCACCGACACCCCGCCGATCCGTGTCCTGATCGCGGATGACGACCAGCTCGTCCGCACCGGCGTCGCCGCTATTCTCGCCTCCGCCACTGACCTTGACATCACCGCCCTCGCCAGCAACGGCCACGAGGCCGTCGACGCCGCGGCAACACACCGCGTTGACGTCGCACTGCTGGATATCCAGATGCCACGACTCGACGGCATCGGAGCTCTCCGTGAGATCCGGCACCGACTGCCCGAGCTTCCGATCGCCATGCTCACCACCTTTTCCGACGACCATCTCATCGCCGATGCGATCAACGCCGGCGCCCTCGGTTTCCTCCTCAAGTCCGACGAACCTCAGCAACTCATTGCCGGCGTCAGGGCCCTCGCGCACGGCGGAGGCGCGTTCTCCCCTCGAGTCGCCCGCTGGCTCGCCGCCGAGCAACGAGCGGGCCACCGCACCCGAACCGCGCGAGACGAACTCACTGCCCTGCTCACCGAGCGCCAGATCGAGCTCCTCACCCACATCGCTCGCGGACTCTCCAACGCCCAGATCGGCAGGGCCATGCATCTGTCCGAAGGCACCGTCAAGCAATACGTCTCCCAGCTCTTCAACACCCTCGGCATCGACAACCGTGTCCACGCCGCCATCACCGCCTACCGACATGGACTCATCACCTGA
- the tet(33) gene encoding tetracycline efflux MFS transporter Tet(33) codes for MSSLTSARGSLATVLITASLDAAGMGLVMPILPALLHEAGVTADAVPLNVGVLIALYAVMQFIFAPVLGTLSDRFGRRRVLLVSLAGATVDYLVLATTSALSVFYIARAVAGITGATNAVTATVIADITPPHQRAKRFGLLSACYGGGMIAGPAMGGLFGAISPHLPFLLAALLSASNLALTFILLRETRPDSPARSASLAQHRGRPGLSAVPGITFLLVAFGLVQFIGQAPGATWVLFTEHRLDWSPVEVGISLSVFGIVQVLVQALLTGRIVEWIGEAKTVIIGCVTDALGFVGLAIVTDAFSMAPILAALGIGGIGLPALQTLLSQRVDEQHQGRLQGVLASINSVTSIFGPVAFTTIFALTYINADGFLWLCAAALYVPCVILIMRGTAASPKFGSWASGDSM; via the coding sequence GTGTCATCTCTCACTTCCGCTCGTGGCTCGTTGGCCACGGTCCTCATCACGGCTAGCCTCGACGCCGCCGGCATGGGCCTGGTGATGCCGATTCTCCCCGCACTGCTACACGAGGCAGGGGTCACCGCTGATGCGGTTCCGCTGAACGTCGGAGTGCTGATCGCGCTCTACGCGGTAATGCAGTTCATCTTTGCCCCCGTACTGGGAACACTGTCGGACCGATTCGGCCGCCGCCGGGTGCTGCTTGTTTCCCTGGCCGGTGCGACCGTCGACTATCTCGTGCTCGCCACGACATCCGCTCTGTCGGTGTTCTATATCGCCCGTGCAGTGGCTGGGATAACCGGAGCGACCAATGCGGTCACCGCCACCGTGATCGCCGACATCACGCCACCCCACCAGCGCGCCAAGCGTTTCGGTTTACTCAGTGCCTGCTATGGCGGCGGAATGATCGCGGGGCCAGCCATGGGTGGACTGTTCGGTGCCATCTCGCCACATCTGCCGTTTTTGCTCGCTGCTCTTCTCTCAGCGAGCAATCTGGCACTCACCTTTATCTTGTTACGCGAGACCCGTCCTGATTCCCCTGCGCGCTCTGCGTCGCTCGCTCAGCATCGTGGTCGCCCCGGCCTCAGCGCGGTGCCTGGGATTACCTTCCTATTAGTCGCATTCGGCCTTGTTCAATTCATTGGGCAGGCTCCAGGTGCGACCTGGGTGCTGTTTACTGAACACCGCCTCGACTGGAGTCCCGTCGAAGTTGGAATCTCCCTGTCCGTCTTCGGGATCGTACAGGTTCTCGTGCAGGCCCTCCTTACTGGCCGCATCGTGGAGTGGATCGGTGAGGCAAAAACAGTCATCATCGGGTGTGTTACCGACGCCTTGGGTTTCGTAGGCCTGGCGATTGTCACTGACGCATTTTCCATGGCGCCTATCTTGGCGGCACTGGGGATCGGTGGCATCGGCCTCCCCGCTCTGCAAACCCTTCTCTCCCAGCGCGTCGATGAACAGCACCAAGGGCGCCTCCAGGGTGTGCTCGCCAGCATCAACAGCGTCACATCGATCTTCGGACCGGTCGCTTTCACAACGATCTTCGCGCTCACTTACATCAACGCCGACGGCTTCCTCTGGCTCTGCGCCGCAGCACTCTACGTGCCCTGCGTGATTCTCATCATGCGTGGTACAGCAGCGTCCCCGAAGTTCGGCTCATGGGCGAGCGGCGACTCGATGTGA